Proteins from a single region of Deltaproteobacteria bacterium:
- a CDS encoding DUF1295 domain-containing protein, with protein MPDTLEIHSLIVWLIFGMAAVTFVMVAFITAPYGRHMSDGWGPSIPARTGWLLMETPPVLVFFGFYSMGQFRAETIPLFFLFLWQSHYIYRAYVFPFKTRASGKKMPVLVLMLAVIFNSLNAYINARWISHFGQYTIEWLSDPRFIIGVVVFFSGMIINRQSDNILINLRKPGESGYKIPKGGLYRFVSCPNYLGELLEWLGWAIATWSLAGLAFAIYTAANLAPRAMTNHQWYQEKFPDYPEQRRALIPFVI; from the coding sequence ATGCCGGATACCCTAGAAATTCATAGCCTCATTGTTTGGCTGATATTTGGAATGGCTGCCGTTACATTTGTAATGGTGGCGTTTATCACTGCACCCTACGGGCGTCATATGTCTGACGGTTGGGGTCCCTCTATACCTGCCCGGACCGGCTGGTTATTGATGGAGACACCTCCCGTGCTTGTATTCTTTGGTTTTTACAGCATGGGCCAATTTCGGGCAGAGACAATTCCATTGTTCTTCCTCTTCCTTTGGCAAAGTCATTATATTTACCGCGCCTATGTTTTCCCGTTTAAGACGCGCGCGTCTGGTAAAAAGATGCCTGTGCTGGTCCTCATGCTTGCGGTGATATTCAACAGCCTCAATGCCTACATCAATGCCCGCTGGATCAGCCACTTTGGCCAATACACAATTGAATGGCTTAGTGACCCGCGTTTCATTATTGGCGTCGTCGTATTTTTCTCGGGGATGATCATCAATCGCCAATCAGACAACATTCTGATCAATCTTCGAAAGCCTGGCGAATCAGGTTACAAGATTCCAAAAGGTGGACTCTATCGGTTTGTGTCATGTCCTAATTACTTGGGCGAACTTCTAGAATGGCTCGGATGGGCCATAGCCACTTGGTCACTTGCTGGGCTTGCTTTTGCTATCTACACCGCGGCTAACCTTGCGCCGCGTGCTATGACCAATCACCAGTGGTACCAAGAAAAATTTCCAGATTACCCGGAACAAAGACGAGCTCTTATTCCATTCGTAATCTGA